In Elaeis guineensis isolate ETL-2024a chromosome 1, EG11, whole genome shotgun sequence, a genomic segment contains:
- the LOC105039357 gene encoding probable serine/threonine-protein kinase PBL17: MGGCLSVEEPQLPPNKNPVKICKPASDVKGAASMLAPPKDVEDLRLIGGYENVNVFSYNELRAATKNFRPDQILGEGGFGIVYKGVIDENVRPGFKSTYVAVKELNPEGFQGDKEWLAEVNYLGQLSHPNLVKLIGYCCENEHRLLVYEYMACGSLERHLFRRIALTMPWSTRVKIALDVARGLAFLHGLERPIIYRDFKTSNILLDADYNAKLSDFGLAKEGPMGDQTHVSTRVMGTYGYAAPEYVMTGHLTARSDVYGFGVVLLEMLIGRKAMDKSRPSREHNLVEWARPLLIHNRKLLKIIDPRMEGQYSTKVAAEVAGLAYRCLSQNPKGRPIMSQVVETLEGIQDLPESMEDMLLQSCGSAVTLYEVPKETVDNSTDKKHSSKNAGENEHEVHSRRTKPNSGRSKSEPPMEYRLDSPSPDHDGPPPKCSCDGGAKPSFGEIDM; this comes from the exons ATGGGCGGATGCTTGTCTGTCGAGGAGCCCCAGCTCCCTCCCAACAAGAACCCAG TTAAAATTTGCAAACCTGCATCTGATGTCAAAGGTGCGGCAAGCATGCTGGCCCCTCCCAAGGATGTTGAAGACTTGCGGTTGATAGGTGGATATGAAAATGTCAACGTATTTTCGTATAATGAATTGAGAGCAGCCACCAAGAATTTTCGGCCAGATCAAATTCTTGGAGAGGGTGGGTTTGGAATTGTGTATAAAGGTGTTATTGATGAAAATGTCAGGCCAGGTTTCAAATCCACTTATGTTGCTGTTAAAGAGCTCAATCCAGAAGGCTTCCAGGGAGACAAGGAATGGCTG GCAGAAGTCAACTATCTTGGGCAGCTTAGTCATCCAAATCTTGTCAAACTTATCGGTTATTGCTGCGAAAATGAACACAGACTGCTGGTTTATGAGTACATGGCGTGTGGCAGCCTTGAAAGGCACCTTTTCCGAA GGATTGCACTTACAATGCCTTGGTCTACTCGTGTGAAGATTGCACTTGACGTTGCAAGGGGGCTTGCATTTCTTCATGGACTTGAAAGACCCATCATCTATCGTGACTTCAAGACATCAAATATCTTACTAGATGCG GATTATAATGCTAAACTTTCAGATTTTGGCCTTGCCAAGGAGGGACCTATGGGAGACCAAACACATGTCTCTACTAGGGTCATGGGTACCTATGGTTATGCAGCCCCTGAGTATGTAATGACCG GCCATTTAACAGCCAGGAGTGATGTTTATGGTTTCGGAGTTGTGCTTCTGGAGATGCTTATAGGAAGAAAGGCAATGGACAAGAGCAGACCTAGCCGAGAACACAACCTAGTTGAGTGGGCTCGTCCTCTTTTGATCCATAACAGGAAGTTGCTAAAGATCATAGATCCAAGAATGGAAGGGCAATACTCTACCAAAGTGGCAGCAGAGGTTGCTGGTTTAGCATATCGGTGCCTCAGCCAGAACCCCAAAGGGAGGCCCATCATGAGCCAGGTAGTCGAAACCCTCGAAGGCATTCAAGACCTACCTGAGAGCATGGAAGACATGCTGCTCCAAAGCTGTGGCAGTGCTGTGACCCTCTATGAGGTTCCTAAAGAAACAGTAGATAACAGCACTGATAAGAAACACTCCAGCAAAAATGCAGGTGAAAACGAACACGAGGTACATAGCAGAAGAACAAAGCCTAATAGTGGCAGGAGCAAAAGTGAACCCCCTATGGAATATAGGCTGGATAGTCCCTCGCCAGATCATGATGGCCCACCGCCAAAATGTTCTTGTGATGGAGGTGCAAAGCCATCTTTTGGTGAGATTGATATGTAA
- the LOC105039356 gene encoding LOW QUALITY PROTEIN: TORTIFOLIA1-like protein 2 (The sequence of the model RefSeq protein was modified relative to this genomic sequence to represent the inferred CDS: inserted 1 base in 1 codon; substituted 1 base at 1 genomic stop codon) codes for MGKLIDMKSNPAQAKARAGGRMVASQKAVFELKHRVVLTLNKLADRDTYQIAVDELEKIAESLTPDMIGPFLSCIADTDSGQKSAVRRECVRVMGTLARAHGSLLAPHLPRMVASIVKRLKDSDSVVRDACVETCGVLATSIRSSDGGGGEGRSSAFVALVKPLFEALGEQNRHMQAGSALCLARVFDEVSDPPMSMVPQMLARAIKLLKNPRFMAKPAIIELIRSIVQAGGASTEHALSVTLTSILDALKSSDWGTRKAASVALAGIAVSAGALLGTFKSSCMRSLEGCRFDKVKPVRDAILHAMQCWKTLPETGSPEPSEAGSSTKENFVIGHHDVTSASDHEWRDTSFRKVDPVSAVSGKSTSSTKKRVPLSVRKACTNYMQNHQHLKSNDWHIEISLPKSHAMPLHGAEQKESEEHCIAKAHDRXTADAPGEQDIKFDYDPVDGKPEWRSKRSDLVSCTYETMHVTVAHQCLEDGDSADLIRANHKHGTLEIERELLGTLESTSLDSTVTDFCSQTMHGCCLHAANELAFIRKQLLEIETKQSNLLDLLQVFMGNVIDDLSTLNFRVHNLEHAVHKISQGITQNESYSNFTSSRVLKKNQSVSSSPQLSKCTPRPSTDSNYKQPALLSMKNKELWGENSSLKSRSSTSVKDGLELWRDPTLNIIRNPAAKGLQKNSGRNAHSSGSSQARDVKASHSVSGSNVSIRQSNLEDVTGFWQRVQEFISVGDVKSAYVEALYSGDDICLIELMDRTGPVLDRLSCETASEVLSILTKHFLDQRFPDSKISWLQQVVDLSIAYEPRPLFMSSKVQMEFLLALQELAAVGFSHPVDRVSVTQLLANLSQVWGEVPCRKVLPTRVQGEXSAVANAS; via the exons ATGGGAAAATTGATCGATATGAAGTCCAATCCAGCTCAGGCGAAGGCCAGGGCAGGTGGCAGGATGGTCGCTTCACAGAAGGCGGTCTTTGAGCTGAAGCACCGAGTGGTCCTCACGCTGAACAAGCTCGCCGACAGGGACACCTATCAGATTGCGGTCGACGAGCTCGAGAAGATTGCTGAGAGCTTGACTCCCGACATGATCGGGCCATTTCTCTCGTGCATTGCCGATACCGACTCTGGGCAGAAGAGTGCTGTTCGGAGGGAATGCGTGAGAGTAATGGGCACCTTGGCCAGGGCTCACGGAAGCCTTTTGGCTCCCCACCTTCCGAGGATGGTGGCTAGTATAGTTAAGCGCCTCAAGGATTCGGATTCTGTCGTCAGGGATGCCTGTGTGGAAACATGCGGTGTTCTGGCTACGAGCATAAGGAGCTctgatggtggtggtggtgaagGCAGAAGCTCTGCTTTTGTGGCATTGGTCAAGCCTCTTTTTGAAGCTTTGGGCGAGCAGAACAGACACATGCAGGCTGGTTCTGCACTGTGTTTAGCTAGGGTTTTTGACGAGGTAAGCGATCCCCCTATGTCGATGGTGCCACAGATGCTGGCTCGTGCAATTAAGCTGCTCAAAAATCCGCGCTTTATGGCAAAGCCAGCAATCATCGAGTTGATCAGAAGCATTGTTCAG GCAGGAGGTGCTTCCACAGAGCATGCTCTCTCTGTAACACTGACCAGCATTCTGGATGCCCTTAAAAGCAGTGACTGGGGGACACGCAAAGCTGCTTCTGTGGCATTAGCAGGTATTGCTGTCAGTGCTGGAGCTTTGCTGGGGACCTTCAAAAGTTCCTGCATGCGCTCACTTGAAGGCTGTCGATTTGACAAG GTGAAACCAGTGCGGGATGCAATTTTGCATGCAATGCAGTGTTGGAAAACCCTTCCGGAGACTGGTTCTCCTGAACCTTCAGAAGCTGGGTCATCCACGAAAG AAAATTTTGTCATTGGCCACCATGACGTTACCAGTGCTAGTGATCATGAGTGGAGGGACACATCTTTCAGGAAAGTTGATCCTGTTTCTGCTGTAAGTGGCAAGTCCACCAGTTCAACAAAGAAAAGGGTTCCTTTATCTGTCAGGAAAGCCTGTACCAATTACATGCAGAATCACCAACATTTAAAGTCAAATGATTGGCATATTGAGATATCACTTCCAAAAAGTCATGCTATGCCTTTGCATGGAGCTGAACAGAAAGAATCTGAGGAACATTGCATTGCAAAGGCTCATGACA AAACAGCAGATGCACCCGGAGAGCAAGACATCAAGTTTGATTATGATCCAGTGGATGGTAAACCAGAATGGAGATCCAAAAGGTCAGATTTAGTTAGTTGTACCTATGAGACAATGCATGTTACTGTTGCCCATCAGTGTCTTGAGGATGGTGATTCAGCGGACCTAATCAGGGCAAATCACAAGCATGGCACACTGGAGATAGAACGTGAACTCCTTGGAACTCTGGAGAGCACGAGTTTGGATTCAACTGTTACAGACTTCTGTTCACAGACTATGCATGGATGCTGTCTGCATGCTGCAAATGAATTGGCCTTCATCAGAAAGCAGCTCTTGGAGATTGAAACCAAGCAATCAAATTTATTAGATCTCTTACAG GTGTTTATGGGAAATGTGATAGATGACCTGTCAACCTTGAACTTCAGGGTGCATAATTTGGAGCATGCTGTACATAAAATATCACAAGGCATTACCCAGAATGAAAGTTATTCTAACTTCACTAGTTCAAGAGTTTTGAAGAAAAATCAAAGTGTTTCTTCATCTCCTCAGCTCTCTAAGTGCACGCCTAGGCCATCGACAGATTCTAATTACAAACAACCGGCATTATTATCTATGAAAAATAAGGAACTGTGGGGTGAAAATTCATCTTTGAAAAGCAGGTCAAGCACTTCAGTCAAAGATGGATTGGAGCTCTGGCGGGATCCTACACTGAACATAATCAGAAATCCTGCAGCAAAAGGTTTACAGAAGAACTCAGGAAGAAATGCTCACAGCTCAGGCAGCAGTCAAGCAAGAGATGTGAAGGCTTCACATTCTGTTTCAGGTAGTAACGTTAGTATCAGGCAAAGTAACTTGGAAGATGTGACTGGCTTCTGGCAACGGGTTCAGGAGTTTATTAGTGTTGGAGATGTGAAGTCTGCATATGTTGAAGCTCTGTATTCTGGTGATGATATCTGTCTAATCGAGCTTATGGATAGAACAGGGCCTGTTCTGGACAGACTGTCATGTGAGACGGCAAGTGAAGTTCTGAGCATTCTGACTAAGCACTTTCTGGATCAAAGGTTTCCGGATTCCAAAATATCTTGGTTGCAACAG GTGGTGGATTTAAGTATTGCTTATGAACCGAGGCCCCTTTTTATGTCTTCAAAAGTGCAGATGGAGTTCCTGTTAGCATTACAGGAACTGGCAGCTGTGGGATTCTCTCATCCAGTAGATAGAGTCTCTGTAACACAACTTCTGGCAAATTTGAGCCAAGTATGGGGTGAAGTCCCCTGCAG GAAAGTGCTCCCAACTAGGGTCCAAGGAGAATGAAGTGCGGTAGCAAATGCAAGTTGA
- the LOC105039353 gene encoding probable nucleoredoxin 3: MMARHGKDMEGEIHRSILAEAGVEFLLSGEEKVPLSCIEGKTICLFYSANWCRPCRNFTTHLVQLYTTLKTQLGKKLEIVFVSLDRDENSFLDHFKHMPWLAVPFDVNIRKQLSGRLLIEHIPSLIPLAPDGRTKKEDAVQLVEDFGPDAFPFGVERRKELEAVDEAKRHGGKLEELLGCNGRDYVISSDGAKIPIADLVGKTIGLYFGAHWCPPCRTFTSMLAEAYNELRDAKNESFQIIFISTDRDEDEFQSSLEEMPWLAIPYADKTRYDLSRIFDVKGIPRLVLLGADGKVLGTDGRAMISSYGAKAFPFTESRAAEVEAALRKEGEGLPGEVKDSRHQHILKLDVAKAYVCDACRRQGRYWVFSCDRCDFDLHPACAEEIKE, from the exons ATGATGGCAAGGCATGGCAAGGACATGGAAGGAGAGATTCATCGATCGATTTTAGCTGAGGCAGGGGTTGAGTTCCTTCTTTCTGGTGAAGAAAAG GTGCCGCTGTCATGCATTGAAGGAAAGACCATCTGCCTCTTCTATTCAGCCAACTGGTGCCGGCCCTGCAGGAACTTCACAACCCACCTGGTCCAGCTCTACACCACCCTCAAGACCCAGCTGGGAAAGAAGCTTGAGATCGTCTTCGTTTCCTTGGACCGCGACGAGAACAGCTTCTTGGACCACTTCAAGCATATGCCGTGGCTCGCCGTGCCCTTCGACGTCAACATAAGGAAACAGCTATCCGGTCGCTTGCTCATCGAACACATCCCATCACTGATTCCTTTGGCCCCCGATGGAAGGACTAAGAAAGAGGATGCGGTTCAGCTGGTCGAGGACTTTGGGCCCGACGCTTTCCCCTTTGGTGTTGAGAGAAGAAAAGAACTGGAAGCCGTGGATGAGGCTAAGCGCCACGGTGGAAAATTGGAAGAGCTTCTGGGGTGTAATGGAAGAGACTATGTCATCTCAAGTGATGGCGCAAAG ATTCCCATAGCTGATCTCGTGGGGAAAACAATCGGCCTTTACTTCGGAGCACACTGGTGCCCTCCCTGCCGCACATTTACTTCGATGCTAGCAGAGGCCTACAACGAGCTCAGAGACGCCAAAAACGAGAGCTTCCAAATTATTTTCATTTCCACCGATAGGGACGAAGATGAATTCCAATCAAGCCTGGAGGAGATGCCATGGTTGGCGATACCTTACGCCGACAAGACCAGATACGACCTCAGCAGAATCTTCGACGTCAAGGGCATCCCAAGGCTTGTCCTCCTCGGAGCCGACGGGAAGGTCCTCGGAACCGACGGGCGGGCCATGATCTCGTCCTACGGTGCCAAGGCCTTTCCCTTCACCGAGTCGAGGGCCGCAGAGGTGGAGGCGGCTCTGAGGAAAGAAGGAGAAGGGTTGCCAGGCGAAGTCAAGGATTCCAGGCATCAGCACATCTTGAAGCTGGACGTGGCAAAAGCTTATGTTTGCGATGCATGCAGACGTCAGGGGAGATATTGGGTCTTCTCGTGTGATCGTTGCGACTTCGATCTCCACCCAGCTTGTGCGGAAGAAATCAAGGAATAA
- the LOC105039354 gene encoding pollen receptor-like kinase 1 — translation MAGRASPWPPRLLMLILTLMASSLHLSHSTDVDVLLKFKESLAPNGGDAVLQNWVAGTTPCNVNVSLWTGVICDTGDVYGLQLEKMKLSGLLSIDILVDLPFLRTLSFMNNDFEGPMPKIEKLPALKSIYLSNNRFSGEIADGVFKKFRSMKKVHLSHNQFTGRIPTSLLGLTRLLELRLDDNKFEGPIPDLRQPGLYLVNMSYNNLEGPIPARLSKMKASMFEGNKNLCGPPLDISCGSSSSSSSPSSKLTPALLVIIIVIAIGVLLAIIGVIFFMLRGSRKQMEPGLVSPSITKKSDPSEADKLEQGSVESSGGAKKVAKEEHGKLMFVKEGAQRFELQDLLKASAEVLGSGNFGSSYKAILFDGPAVVVKRFNKMNGVGREDFQEHMRRLGRLSHPSLLPLVAYYYRKEEKLLVTDYIPNGSLAHMLHGRGGSNIPPLDWPTRLKIVKGVARGLAFLYEELPMLTVPHGHLKSSNVLLDDSYEPILTDYALVPVMNQTHASQIMVAYKSPECAERGRPSRKSDVWSFGILILEILTGKFPANYLRQGRAGTDLASWVNSVVKEEWTGEVFDNEMGGTKNGEGEMLKLLQIGLGCCEMDVEKRWDLRMAVDKIEELREKENDEEDSSFATEGEANTSKAMTEDELLLSTNN, via the exons ATGGCCGGACGGGCATCGCCATGGCCTCCACGGCTCCTCATGCTCATCCTCACCCTCATGGCATCATCCCTCCACCTCTCCCATTCCACGGACGTCGATGTCCTCCTCAAGTTCAAGGAGAGCCTGGCCCCTAATGGCGGGGACGCCGTGCTACAAAACTGGGTCGCCGGCACGACACCATGCAACGTGAATGTCTCCTTGTGGACCGGCGTCATCTGCGACACCGGGGATGTCTATGGACTGCAGCTTGAGAAGATGAAGCTATCCGGCCTGCTGTCGATCGACATCCTCGTGGACCTGCCATTCCTGCGGACACTGAGCTTTATGAACAACGACTTCGAGGGACCGATGCCGAAGATCGAGAAGCTGCCTGCGCTGAAGTCGATATACCTGTCGAACAATAGGTTCTCCGGGGAGATAGCCGACGGCGTGTTCAAGAAGTTCCGGTCGATGAAGAAGGTGCACCTGTCGCACAACCAGTTTACCGGGAGGATCCCGACGTCGCTCCTGGGGCTGACGAGGTTGCTGGAGCTGAGGCTGGACGACAATAAGTTCGAGGGCCCGATACCGGATCTGCGGCAGCCGGGGCTGTATCTGGTGAACATGTCCTACAACAATCTGGAGGGACCAATTCCGGCTAGGCTGAGCAAGATGAAAGCTAGCATGTTTGAAG GCAACAAAAATCTTTGCGGTCCACCACTTGACATCTCATGtggatcatcatcatcatcatcatcaccatCATCGAAGCTCACCCCTGCTCTTCTCGTTATCATCATAGTGATAGCTATCGGGGTACTACTAGCAATCATTGGTGTGATCTTTTTCATGCTCCGCGGTTCTCGCAAACAGATGGAACCAGGTCTTGTTTCACCCTCCATAACCAAGAAGAGCGATCCTTCAGAGGCAGACAAGCTAGAACAGGGCTCAGTGGAATCCAGCGGAGGAGCGAAGAAGGTCGCGAAGGAAGAGCACGGGAAGCTGATGTTTGTTAAGGAGGGGGCTCAGAGGTTTGAGCTACAGGATCTGCTCAAGGCTTCAGCCGAGGTGCTGGGCAGTGGGAACTTTGGGTCCTCATACAAGGCCATCCTTTTTGATGGTCCGGCCGTGGTTGTCAAGAGATTCAACAAGATGAATGGGGTGGGGAGGGAAGACTTCCAGGAGCACATGAGAAGGCTGGGGAGATTGTCTCACCCCAGTCTGCTTCCTCTGGTGGCCTATTACTACAGGAAGGAGGAGAAGCTGCTGGTCACTGACTACATCCCTAATGGGAGCTTGGCTCATATGCTCCACG GTAGAGGTGGCTCGAACATTCCACCGCTTGATTGGCCTACACGACTAAAAATAGTCAAGGGTGTGGCAAGAGGCCTCGCTTTCCTCTACGAGGAGCTCCCCATGTTAACTGTACCTCATGGCCATCTCAAGTCCTCAAATGTGCTTCTCGACGACTCCTATGAGCCCATCCTCACGGACTATGCCCTCGTACCAGTGATGAACCAGACCCATGCCTCGCAGATCATGGTGGCCTACAAGTCCCCAGAGTGTGCAGAACGTGGCAGACCATCCAGAAAGAGTGATGTATGGAGCTTTGGTATATTAATTCTAGAGATTCTTACAGGGAAGTTCCCAGCCAATTATCTGCGGCAGGGGCGAGCAGGCACAGACTTGGCGAGCTGGGTGAACTCTGTTGTGAAGGAAGAGTGGACTGGCGAAGTGTTCGATAATGAGATGGGTGGGACTAAGAATGGTGAGGGAGAGATGCTCAAGTTGTTGCAGATTGGATTGGGCTGCTGCGAGATGGATGTTGAGAAGAGGTGGGATCTGAGGATGGCGGTCGACAAGATCGAAGAGTTGAGAGAAAAGGAGAATGATGAGGAGGACTCTTCATTTGCTACCGAGGGCGAAGCGAATACCTCGAAAGCTATGACTGAGGATGAGCTCCTTTTGTCTACAAATAACTGA